A genome region from Bactrocera dorsalis isolate Fly_Bdor unplaced genomic scaffold, ASM2337382v1 BdCtg033, whole genome shotgun sequence includes the following:
- the LOC105229339 gene encoding embryonic polarity protein dorsal isoform X1, with protein MYPSQSNANIGGGPRVSPNEEHLQHQSPQHQQQQNMNYNTDQTKQQDTDTTSPSQQQINPNKKMAKKAYVKIVEQPASKALRFRYECEGRSAGSIPGVNSTPEMKTFPTIEIVGYKGRAVVVVSCVTKDAPYRPHPHNLVGKEGCKKGVCTLEINSDTMRAVFGNLGIQCVKKKDIESALKAREDIRVDPFKTGFSHRFQPTSIDLNSVRLCFQVFLKGDMGRFTVPLPPVVSEPIYDKKAMSDLVICRICECSASVLGNTRIILLCEKVAKEDIAVRFFEEKDGVTIWQAYGQFEHSDVHKQTAITFRTPKYHNTSITMPVEVLVQLQRPSDGAVSDPARFEYKPAKSGRYSLENLRRMLKQPDECVFQEILKTVDNKELSFGEAINLDTSTAESHEEIKDYLDNSITVETAEADKRRNENEIDAIIDEKVRELEQQELNMEPVYNKQQLIAISEESKVENVQPQLQVEQVASSQLEEIKYTGAKEQKQLSVNDKINEWMKSNELQENEGSPPPDGAASIASIDEDKVLTALLDEAAELDEIYTRHVLQRDTYKAMLTEINDKNSEIDGQKKSMEVDDSFDDAATYSSLQRAFKNPVDIPLDDLMPPTPPSSQLAPEDAQYDRNGTFALSADAALATLEQIPIPPLHQQPSQQQRTKQTVSPPRPLPPKYLSPHMHVTAAEEEKLPPLPPKRIRKQDGITESNSIQDNINVVSDYRSRSPAPIIIKKTPDQSPLSKRLPSKPINGSNSNTLPKQKKSGFFSKIFSRRKSRPDLNQSGDVAQNSKGTTPNLSREPSISQFRMNDPNRGSVKSLQPISLPTSPSKSEFNKGTKSSRPVGRSVSSVSGKRPTRLTADVIHIPLKGDSINSLPQNEEYSHASTVTLSNTLDRKTVSALQLADIPLCEGNMELVAIADRQSLRNLCEGAFNVQLDPDVDLTEAEHFALYTSIPPQATTSEFDEASAYYAAVDAGEILTPDEIARRLAAANCIN; from the exons aTGTATCCTAGCCAAAGTAACGCCAATATAGGAGGGGGCCCAAGAGTAAGCCCGAATGAGGAGCATCTGCAACATCAATCCCCacagcatcagcaacaacaaaatatgaattataatACGGACCAAACGAAGCAACAAGATACTGACACTACGTCTCCATCTCAGCAGCAAATAaacccaaataaaaaaatggctaAAAAGGCGTACGTTAAAATTGTGGAACAACCTGCAAGCAAAGCATTGAGATTTCGTTATGAATGCGAGGGTCGTTCGGCAGGTTCTATTCCAGGTGTGAATTCGACGCCGGAAATGAAAACTTTTCCTACCATCGAAATTGTTGGTTATAAGGGGCGAGCAGTAGTGGTCGTCTCTTGTGTGACCAAGGACGCACCATACCG TCCTCATCCTCACAATTTGGTAGGTAAGGAGGGTTGTAAAAAGGGTGTTTGCACCTTGGAAATTAACAGCGATACGATGCGTGCCGTATTCGGTAATTTAGGAATACAGTGCGTGAAGAAGAAAGACATTGAAAGTGCCTTAAAAGCAAGAGAAGATATTCGTGTTGATCCTTTTAAAA ctGGATTTTCGCACCGTTTCCAGCCAACTAGTATAGATCTAAACTCTGTCAGATTGtgttttcaagtatttttaaaaGGTGACATGGGTCGTTTCACAGTACCACTGCCACCTGTAGTCTCAGAGCCAATTTATGATAAAAAGGCCATGTCGGATCTCGTTATTTGTCGCATTTGTGAGTGTTCGGCCTCAGTCTTAGGGAACACAAGAATTATTCTACTCTGTGAGAAAGTAGCTAAAGAGGATATTGCGGTGCGATTTTTTGAAGAGAAGGACGGTGTTACAATTTGGCAAGCATATGGTCAGTTCGAGCACAGTGATGTTCATAAACAAACCGCGATTACATTCAGGACACCAAAATATCATAACACAAGTATAACAATGCCAGTCGAG GTATTGGTACAATTGCAAAGACCTTCAGATGGAGCAGTTAGTGACCCCGCGAGATTTGAATATAAACCAGCGAAGTCGGGTAGGTATTCCTTAGAAAATTTGCGTCGTATGCTCAAACAGCCAGACGAGTGCGTAtttcaagaaatattaaaaacagttGATAATAAAGAATTAAGTTTTGGAGAGGCTATAAATTTGGACACATCAACTGCAGAGTCGCATGAAGAGATAAAGGATTATTTGGATAACTCTATTACAGTAGAAACCGCAGAAGCCGATAAACGCCGTAACGAGAATGAAATCGATGCGATAATCGATGAGAAAGTAAGAGAGTTAGAGCAACAGGAACTTAATATGGAACCAGTATATAATAAGCAACAGCTTATTGCAATATCGGAGGAGTCCAAAGTGGAAAATGTTCAACCACAGCTACAAGTTGAACAAGTGGCAAGTTCGCAGTTGGAAGAGATAAAATATACTGGAGCGAAAGAACAGAAGCAACTTTCCGTTAATGATAAAATCAATGAATGGATGAAAAGCAATGAATTGCAGGAGAATGAAGGTTCTCCGCCACCTGATGGTGCAGCATCCATTGCTTCTATTGACGAGGATAAAGTTCTTACAGCACTACTGGATGAAGCTGCTGAATTAGATGAAATTTATACACGACATGTGCTTCAACGTGACACATATAAAGCTATGCTCACTGAAATAAATGATAAGAATTCTGAAATAGATGGTCAGAAGAAATCTATGGAAGTAGATGATAGTTTTGATGATGCAGCTACTTATAGCAGTTTGCAGAGAGCTTTTAAGAACCCTGTCGATATTCCATTGGATGATTTGATGCCACCAACTCCTCCATCCTCTCAACTTGCTCCAGAAGATGCACAGTATGATCGTAATGGAACTTTTGCATTAAGTGCTGATGCTGCACTGGCTACACTGGAGCAGATTCCTATACCACCATTACATCAACAGCCAAGTCAGCAGCAAAGAACCAAGCAAACGGTCTCACCACCTCGTCCATTGCCACCAAAATATTTGTCACCACACATGCACGTGACCGCTGCAGAAGAGGAGAAATTACCCCCTCTTCCACCAAAACGTATACGAAAGCAAGATGGAATTACTGAAAGCAATTCGATTCAAGATAATATCAACGTTGTATCCGATTACAGATCTCGTTCACCAGCTccgattataataaaaaagactCCAGATCAGTCGCCACTTTCAAAGCGTTTGCCCTCCAAGCCGATCAACGGCAGTAATTCAAATACATTACCTAAACAAAAGAAATCAGGATTTTTCTCCAAGATTTTTTCGCGACGTAAAAGCAGGCCTGACCTCAATCAAAGTGGGGACGTAGCCCAAAATTCCAAGGGCACTACTCCAAATTTAAGTCGTGAACCAAGTATTTCCCAATTTCGAATGAACGATCCAAATCGCGGATCTGTAAAATCTCTTCAGCCTATATCTTTACCAACAAGCCcctctaaaagtgaatttaatAAGGGAACTAAGTCAAGCCGCCCAGTTGGTCGCAGTGTAAGTAGCGTTTCGGGAAAACGCCCAACACGTTTGACCGCTGATGTTATACATATACCATTGAAAGGCGACAGTATTAATAGTCTGCCACAAAACGAAGAGTACTCACATGCCAGTACCGTAACGTTAAGCAATACACTTGACCGTAAAACTGTTTCAGCCTTACAACTTGCCGATATTCCACTATGTGAGGGAAATATGGAACTAGTCGCGATAGCTGACCGCCAAAGTCTGCGTAACTTATGCGAAGGGGCTTTCAACGTCCAACTTGATCCGGATGTAGATTTAACAGAAGCAGAACATTTTGCATTATATACCAGCATACCGCCCCAAGCAACAACTAGCGAATTCGACGAAGCTTCCGCGTATTACGCCGCAGTTGATGCGGGGGAGATTTTAACTCCTGATGAAATCGCTAGGCGTTTGGCAGCAGCGAACTGCATCAATTGA